One window of the Kwoniella dejecticola CBS 10117 chromosome 3, complete sequence genome contains the following:
- a CDS encoding mitochondrial 54S ribosomal protein uL5m: MSMTPLRSLAATAARIPNVIRSITPAACRFASSSSKSSSKASTQTSPLPKDDWVLPEIHVGPTHTSRYQQHYHDTLASDLMYMSYSHRLAQKPPKPEPIEPPQTGYEANRPRPPIMRGNRALRTKTTSVNEENVPQLESIIIHTMVKEAIINKSTLLSAIMALRAISGETPNGGGKKGSSGVEVIVAKKSAAAWKLRAGMPVSVKVELKGQAMYDFIQSLVDFVLPRLRDFSGIPLPPASTPKNSPASLTGIVSFGFSPTTMSFFPQIESNTDAYPRLHGFHVYFKTNLRGENAHEHARTLVSGFRIPFHRR; the protein is encoded by the coding sequence ATGTCCATGACTCCTCTACGCTCACTTGCTGCTACTGCCGCTCGAATACCTAACGtcatcagatcgatcacACCCGCTGCCTGCAGATtcgcatcttcatcctctaaATCCTCGTCGAAAGCATCTACCCAAACGTCTCCTTTACCTAAAGATGATTGGGTCTTGCCAGAGATACATGTCGGTCCCACACACACTTCTCGATATCAACAGCACTACCACGATACTCTCGCATCAGACCTAATGTACATGTCATACTCTCATCGACTGGCGCAGAAACCTCCCAAGCCTGAGCCCATCGAACCTCCTCAAACAGGCTACGAAGCGAACCGACCTCGACCGCCGATCATGCGAGGTAACCGGGCCTTGCGTACAAAGACCACTTCTGTCAATGAAGAGAACGTGCCTCAATTGGAATCGATTATCATACATACCATGGTGAAAGAAgcaatcatcaacaaatccaCATTATTATCCGCGATCATGGCCTTACGAGCCATTTCGGGAGAAACACCCaacggaggaggaaagaagggatcgAGCGGTGTAGAGGTCATAGTAGCGAAGAAATCAGCGGCAGCATGGAAATTGAGAGCTGGAATGCCTGTCTCGGTCAAAGTTGAATTGAAGGGACAAGCAATGTACGATTTCATTCAATCTTTAGTGGATTTCGTCTTACCGCGTCTAAGAGATTTCTCTGGTATCCCCCTTCCACCTGCTTCGACGCCGAAAAATTCTCCAGCAAGCTTGACGGGAATAGTTTCTTTCGGATTCTCGCCTACGACaatgtccttcttcccccaAATAGAGTCAAACACGGATGCGTACCCACGACTCCACGGTTTCCACGTTTACTTCAAGACGAACCTTCGAGGTGAGAACGCTCATGAACATGCTAGAACTTTGGTCAGTGGATTCAGGATACCGTTCCACAGAAGGTAG
- a CDS encoding histone H4, with protein MSGRGKGGKGLGKGGAKRHRKVLRDNIQGITKPAIRRLARRGGVKRISGLIYEETRGVLKIFLENVIRDSVTYTEHAKRKTVTSLDVVYALKRQGRTLYGFGA; from the exons aTGTCCGGTCGAGGAAAAGGTGGTAAAGGtttgggtaaaggtggtgCCAAGCGACACAGAAAAGTGTTGAGAGACAACATCCA AGGTATCACCAAGCCCGCTATCAGACGTCTCGCTCGACGAGGTGGTGTCAAGCGAATCTCCGGATTGATCTACGAAGAGACCCGAGGTGTTctcaagatcttccttgAGAACGTCATCCGGGACTCTGTCACTTACACTGAACACGCCAAGAGAAAGACTG TTACCTCCCTCGATGTCGTCTACGCTCTCAAGCGACAAGGTCGAACCCTTTACGGTTTCGGTGCTTAA